A genomic segment from Bradyrhizobium sp. ISRA430 encodes:
- a CDS encoding low affinity iron permease family protein, which translates to MRRQNEYRFSRLARETATQAGRPWAFALAAAFVLVWLISGPVFRFSDTWQLVMNTLSSIVTFLMVFLIQNAQNRDSEALQLKLDELIKSTNSPRDVIGIEEKPEPELKSVRKEVAGK; encoded by the coding sequence ATGCGACGCCAGAACGAATATCGCTTTTCCCGACTTGCACGCGAAACCGCGACGCAAGCCGGGCGCCCGTGGGCGTTCGCATTGGCGGCCGCGTTCGTGTTGGTTTGGCTGATCTCTGGTCCAGTGTTTCGCTTTTCCGATACTTGGCAGTTGGTGATGAACACCCTGAGCAGCATCGTCACATTCTTGATGGTGTTCCTCATTCAGAACGCGCAAAACAGAGATAGTGAAGCACTTCAACTGAAGTTAGACGAGCTGATCAAATCCACTAACTCGCCGAGAGATGTCATCGGAATCGAAGAGAAGCCCGAACCTGAGTTGAAGTCGGTGCGGAAAGAAGTA
- a CDS encoding Arm DNA-binding domain-containing protein, protein MNTKRLDAKNLHLLAKGKEHNDGGGLGLQITPKGSMCWKFKFTYGGKAEKMGLGGIGARSIHEARELAAKYGRLVRDGHDPATTAPTASPAMAAPRRCSRTLPKWCATPPARA, encoded by the coding sequence ATGAACACGAAACGGCTGGACGCCAAGAACCTGCATCTGCTCGCCAAGGGCAAGGAGCACAATGACGGCGGCGGCCTCGGGCTGCAGATCACGCCCAAGGGCTCGATGTGCTGGAAGTTTAAGTTCACCTATGGCGGCAAGGCCGAGAAGATGGGGCTCGGCGGCATCGGGGCGCGCTCGATCCACGAGGCCCGGGAGCTGGCCGCCAAGTATGGCCGGCTGGTGCGCGACGGCCACGACCCAGCAACGACCGCCCCGACGGCGTCACCGGCAATGGCCGCTCCTCGCCGCTGTTCAAGGACTTTGCCCAAATGGTGTGCGACGCCGCCTGCAAGGGCATGA
- the nrfD gene encoding NrfD/PsrC family molybdoenzyme membrane anchor subunit gives MVSKTLQMVILTCVRADEGQHVSFDQIKPADDGGMRWVIPGKVMKNNLEADVPLTATALKLLDDMRELNAQLSGGKETLVFPGESRPGVYGVTQSENTLRKLIQTQMGYDGGDKPKATTHGFRTTFRSWGTLISALLLLTGSEWRNSLNRFAETMTLFAVVCAGIYPILHLGRPWYVYWMFPYPATMGVWPQFRSPLEWDIWAVLTYLTVSLAFWYTGLIPDLAAARDRATRRGWQIFFGITALGWRGSARHWLRWSQAYRLTAALAVPLVVSVHSEVSLLFAVGQIPGWHSTIFPPYFVLGAAFSGFAIVSIIAVALRSWFGLENLVTDDHLDVLGKVLLATGLMTGYGYVFEVFDAVYSGEAHELQTLADRFAGAYAWTYWSAVVFNFIPLQALWLRTVRRSGWMLLLISVSVAIGMWLERYMILVTSLYRDFLVSSWSHFTPTFWDWSTYFGTIGLFLVPFLIAIRLIPMISIFESKELLYEEKEEQQHG, from the coding sequence ATGGTGTCCAAGACCCTGCAGATGGTCATTCTGACCTGCGTGCGCGCCGACGAGGGCCAGCATGTGTCGTTTGACCAGATCAAGCCCGCCGACGATGGCGGCATGCGCTGGGTGATCCCGGGCAAGGTGATGAAGAACAACCTTGAGGCCGACGTGCCGCTGACCGCGACGGCGCTCAAGCTGCTCGACGACATGCGCGAGCTGAACGCCCAGTTGTCGGGCGGCAAGGAGACGCTGGTGTTCCCTGGCGAGAGCCGCCCCGGCGTCTACGGCGTCACGCAGTCGGAGAACACGCTGCGCAAGCTGATCCAGACCCAGATGGGCTATGACGGCGGCGACAAGCCGAAGGCGACCACGCACGGCTTCCGCACCACCTTCCGCTCATGGGGCACACTGATCTCGGCCCTCTTGCTCCTGACAGGCAGCGAGTGGCGCAACTCGCTCAACCGCTTTGCCGAGACGATGACGTTGTTTGCCGTGGTTTGCGCGGGCATCTACCCGATCCTGCATCTTGGGCGGCCTTGGTACGTCTACTGGATGTTTCCATATCCAGCCACCATGGGCGTGTGGCCGCAATTCCGCAGCCCGCTCGAATGGGATATCTGGGCGGTGCTGACCTACCTGACGGTCTCGCTGGCATTCTGGTATACCGGCCTGATCCCCGACCTCGCCGCGGCGCGCGACCGAGCAACTCGTCGCGGCTGGCAGATCTTCTTCGGCATCACGGCACTCGGATGGCGCGGCTCGGCCAGGCATTGGCTGCGCTGGTCACAGGCGTACCGGCTGACAGCAGCCCTTGCCGTGCCGCTGGTCGTATCCGTCCACAGCGAGGTGTCGCTGCTGTTCGCGGTGGGACAGATCCCGGGTTGGCACTCGACAATTTTTCCACCCTACTTCGTGCTGGGGGCTGCCTTTTCCGGCTTTGCCATCGTTTCCATCATCGCCGTGGCGCTGCGCTCGTGGTTCGGGCTCGAGAACCTTGTAACCGACGATCATCTCGATGTGCTCGGAAAGGTCCTGCTCGCGACCGGCCTGATGACGGGGTATGGCTATGTCTTCGAAGTGTTCGACGCCGTTTATTCCGGGGAGGCTCATGAGCTCCAGACGCTGGCGGATCGTTTCGCCGGCGCTTACGCCTGGACCTATTGGAGCGCGGTCGTCTTCAACTTCATTCCGCTTCAGGCGTTGTGGTTGCGCACGGTACGACGAAGCGGATGGATGCTGCTGCTGATCTCCGTGTCTGTCGCGATTGGAATGTGGCTCGAGCGCTACATGATCCTGGTCACCAGTCTCTATCGCGACTTTCTCGTCTCGTCCTGGAGCCACTTCACGCCGACCTTTTGGGACTGGTCGACCTATTTCGGCACGATCGGGCTTTTCCTCGTGCCATTCCTCATCGCTATCAGGCTCATTCCCATGATCTCGATCTTCGAGAGCAAGGAGCTTCTCTACGAAGAGAAAGAGGAGCAGCAGCATGGCTGA
- a CDS encoding DUF3341 domain-containing protein, which yields MAEPLYGALAEFRSPDDLLAATRKTREAGYRLLDAFTPFPVEGLDRMLRLPRPTVSFVGLAGAIAGAGTALILQFYVNYDYPLNVGGRPIYAISAFAVVTFELTILFSALAMLIGMLWQNGLPRLNYPVFGTGRFHRASKDRFFLCVSADDAMFEAGNTLAFLSDAGALSVELVPG from the coding sequence ATGGCTGAGCCGCTCTACGGCGCACTGGCGGAGTTCAGGAGCCCTGACGATCTGCTGGCGGCCACGCGGAAGACGAGGGAAGCCGGCTACCGCCTTCTCGACGCCTTTACGCCCTTCCCGGTCGAGGGATTGGACCGCATGCTGCGGCTTCCGCGCCCCACCGTCTCGTTCGTCGGCCTGGCAGGAGCCATCGCCGGAGCGGGGACAGCGCTCATCCTGCAGTTCTATGTCAACTATGACTACCCGCTCAACGTTGGCGGCCGACCCATCTACGCGATCTCGGCATTCGCTGTCGTGACATTCGAGCTGACGATACTGTTTTCGGCGCTCGCCATGCTGATCGGGATGCTATGGCAGAACGGCTTACCGCGGCTCAACTATCCCGTGTTCGGCACCGGGCGATTTCACCGTGCCAGCAAGGATCGTTTCTTCCTTTGTGTGAGCGCGGACGACGCGATGTTCGAGGCGGGTAACACCCTGGCATTCCTGAGCGACGCGGGCGCGTTGTCGGTGGAGCTTGTGCCGGGATGA
- a CDS encoding cytochrome c, giving the protein MSRVLLIVALATLLAACDQNMDVQPSYSEYSSAPSFRGSVLRRPPANTVARDDLEREKVATAKPALSAQLLARGRQRFSIFCSPCHGAGGDGTGIIVQRGMPRPTSYHNDRLLAADDQYFFDVITNGHGAMYSYAARVQPADRWAIVAYIRALQLSRHASLDDVPSDERAKLESSP; this is encoded by the coding sequence ATGAGCAGGGTGCTTCTCATTGTTGCGCTTGCAACTCTGCTCGCCGCCTGCGACCAGAACATGGACGTGCAACCCAGCTATAGCGAATACTCGAGCGCACCGTCGTTTCGTGGTAGCGTGCTGCGCCGGCCGCCGGCGAACACCGTGGCTCGTGATGATCTCGAACGGGAGAAGGTTGCCACCGCGAAGCCGGCGCTCTCGGCTCAACTGTTGGCGCGGGGACGACAGCGTTTCAGCATTTTCTGCTCGCCATGTCATGGCGCCGGCGGGGACGGGACCGGCATCATCGTCCAGCGCGGCATGCCGCGCCCGACGAGCTATCACAACGATCGGCTGCTTGCCGCGGACGACCAATACTTTTTTGATGTGATCACCAACGGCCATGGCGCGATGTATTCCTATGCCGCGCGTGTGCAGCCGGCAGATCGCTGGGCAATCGTCGCCTATATCCGTGCACTCCAGCTCAGCCGTCACGCGTCGCTCGACGACGTGCCGTCGGACGAGCGCGCCAAGCTCGAGAGCTCGCCATGA
- a CDS encoding SCO family protein, with protein sequence MLQSAAEHCGMVGRRAPPLLVQPSIDASAKRPRVLVAGWLTTLMFCITMPLMAQAAVTASQLEQVALVPRDNAQLPLSTLMNDLDGRTAPLQSWLAGIPTVWILADYTCETLCGPAISIVSNALADTGLRAGEDFRLIVAGLDPKDTVAQALVMKNAQLSTRCGLPGQSYFLRAAATDVSSLTDAFGVRTICDREHDQFAHPAAAFVVTPDGRISRTLSALAVDATSLRLAVVEAGQGHIGRWTDQVHLLCYGFDPTSGTYTLAARRLLFAASSISVIVLAVLIWLLLRRECATR encoded by the coding sequence TTGCTTCAGAGCGCGGCGGAGCATTGCGGGATGGTTGGACGTCGTGCGCCCCCCTTGCTCGTCCAACCATCGATTGATGCATCCGCAAAACGACCTCGCGTTCTGGTCGCGGGGTGGCTCACTACCCTTATGTTTTGCATCACGATGCCTTTAATGGCGCAGGCGGCCGTCACCGCCTCGCAGCTTGAGCAAGTCGCGCTCGTGCCCCGCGACAACGCGCAACTGCCACTTTCGACCCTAATGAACGATTTGGACGGTCGCACCGCGCCGCTGCAAAGCTGGCTTGCAGGCATCCCGACCGTCTGGATCCTCGCCGACTACACCTGCGAAACGCTTTGCGGGCCGGCGATATCGATCGTGTCGAACGCCCTGGCCGATACGGGCCTGAGAGCAGGCGAGGACTTTCGGCTCATCGTCGCCGGCCTTGATCCCAAGGACACCGTCGCTCAAGCGCTCGTCATGAAGAATGCGCAACTCAGCACAAGGTGCGGCCTGCCCGGGCAGAGCTATTTCCTGCGGGCGGCAGCAACGGACGTTAGTTCGTTGACCGACGCGTTTGGAGTTCGGACGATCTGCGATCGCGAGCATGACCAATTCGCCCATCCTGCCGCCGCCTTCGTGGTCACGCCTGACGGGCGGATCTCGCGCACACTCTCGGCTCTCGCGGTCGATGCCACGAGCCTGCGTCTGGCCGTGGTCGAAGCGGGCCAAGGACATATCGGGCGCTGGACCGACCAAGTCCACCTGCTCTGCTACGGCTTCGATCCCACGAGCGGCACCTATACGCTCGCGGCACGGCGGCTGCTGTTCGCTGCCTCCTCGATCAGCGTGATCGTTCTTGCTGTGCTGATTTGGCTTCTGCTTCGGCGCGAGTGCGCCACCAGATAG
- a CDS encoding flavodoxin family protein, with translation MGKPDIRKGMPPVRLSRGEFESRYRSQFIDPVFAPLKCELDAIVAAAWDAYSDSRKAPVTRKAGAGFADPDYNLAVDWLDARAAVLEAQRRHDDADAPPRILIINGSARSEHTCPGEMSKTWRIVKLAEPVFAEMGFVVDILDLSRLASEFGKAIHPCKSCVATSVTLCHWPCSCYPNYALGQSADWMNEIYPLWVAAHGILIVTPVNWYHVPGGLKAMMDRLVCADGGNPDPTSTHGKRADEAKALELKGWPYPRHLAGRHFGLIVHGDSVGVEGVRRTLSDWLTDMRLISAGRFAELDGYVGYMEPYATSHQALDHDREFQQEVTNTARALGRAVKLARSGRFEDPGAGLSDPTPK, from the coding sequence ATGGGGAAACCGGACATTCGCAAGGGCATGCCGCCCGTCAGACTGTCGCGCGGCGAGTTCGAAAGCCGCTACCGGAGCCAGTTCATCGATCCCGTTTTCGCGCCACTGAAGTGCGAACTTGATGCAATCGTTGCCGCCGCCTGGGACGCCTACAGCGATTCGCGCAAGGCGCCGGTGACGAGAAAGGCGGGCGCCGGCTTTGCCGATCCCGACTACAATCTCGCGGTGGACTGGCTCGACGCGCGCGCCGCGGTCCTCGAGGCACAGCGGCGGCACGACGATGCGGACGCCCCGCCGCGCATCCTGATCATCAATGGCTCGGCTCGCAGCGAGCACACCTGTCCCGGCGAGATGTCAAAGACCTGGCGGATCGTGAAACTCGCCGAGCCTGTGTTCGCCGAGATGGGTTTCGTTGTCGATATTCTTGATCTCTCCAGGCTGGCCTCGGAGTTCGGCAAGGCCATCCACCCCTGCAAATCCTGCGTCGCGACCTCGGTGACGCTCTGCCACTGGCCGTGCAGTTGCTATCCGAACTATGCGTTGGGACAGAGCGCAGATTGGATGAACGAGATCTATCCGCTCTGGGTGGCCGCGCACGGCATCCTGATCGTGACACCGGTGAACTGGTATCACGTGCCGGGCGGGCTCAAGGCGATGATGGATCGCCTGGTCTGCGCCGACGGCGGCAATCCTGATCCGACGTCGACGCACGGCAAGAGGGCCGACGAAGCCAAAGCGCTGGAGCTGAAGGGCTGGCCCTATCCGCGTCATCTCGCCGGCCGTCACTTCGGCTTAATCGTCCACGGCGACAGCGTCGGCGTCGAAGGCGTCCGCCGGACGTTGTCGGACTGGCTGACGGACATGCGCCTGATCTCGGCCGGCCGCTTCGCCGAGCTCGACGGTTATGTCGGCTATATGGAGCCGTACGCCACATCGCACCAGGCGCTGGACCATGATCGCGAGTTTCAGCAGGAGGTGACCAATACGGCCCGCGCGCTGGGCCGCGCCGTGAAGCTCGCGCGAAGCGGACGGTTTGAGGATCCGGGAGCAGGCCTTTCGGATCCGACTCCGAAGTGA
- a CDS encoding cation diffusion facilitator family transporter, which translates to MRSEISVRAAAQGSSKTIVRAALIGNMLVAATKTAAAFWTGSSAMMSEAVHSVVDTSNEVLLLYGYHRASRPPDESHPLGYGRELYFWSFIVALLIFALGSGVSLYQGLLHVAAPEPIEDPIVSFVVLGLSFLFEGASWLFALRRFRSESERFGYYQAFVRSKDPPAFMVLLEDSAALVGIAIAAGATAAAVWLAQPVWDGVGSILIGILLGIASIGLARESKSLLIGEPAHPELARSILAIARRSPGVLQANGLLTAQLSPSEVVAALSVEYADDKRADDIEQCVISIETEIRKQHPSVAALFIKPQTDARYRTVRGRRLGLWS; encoded by the coding sequence ATGCGAAGCGAGATCTCGGTGAGAGCGGCGGCACAAGGATCGTCGAAGACCATCGTCCGTGCTGCGCTCATCGGCAACATGCTTGTCGCGGCTACGAAGACTGCCGCCGCTTTCTGGACGGGCAGCTCGGCGATGATGAGCGAGGCCGTGCACTCGGTGGTCGATACCAGCAATGAGGTGCTGCTGCTCTATGGCTACCATCGTGCAAGCCGCCCGCCCGACGAATCCCACCCGCTCGGCTATGGGCGCGAGCTGTATTTCTGGAGTTTCATCGTCGCGCTGCTGATCTTCGCGCTCGGCTCCGGCGTCTCGCTTTATCAGGGATTGCTGCACGTCGCCGCACCCGAGCCGATTGAGGATCCCATCGTCAGCTTTGTCGTGCTCGGGCTCTCGTTCCTGTTCGAAGGTGCATCGTGGCTTTTCGCCCTGCGCCGCTTCCGCTCGGAGAGCGAGCGGTTTGGCTATTACCAGGCCTTCGTCCGCAGCAAGGATCCTCCAGCCTTTATGGTGCTGCTCGAGGACAGCGCGGCGCTGGTTGGCATCGCCATTGCGGCCGGAGCCACTGCGGCGGCGGTGTGGCTGGCCCAACCGGTCTGGGATGGTGTCGGCTCGATCCTGATCGGCATTCTCCTCGGAATTGCATCGATCGGACTCGCCCGCGAAAGCAAGAGTCTCCTGATCGGCGAGCCGGCGCATCCCGAGCTCGCGCGATCGATCCTCGCCATCGCGCGACGCTCACCCGGCGTGCTTCAGGCCAATGGCCTCCTGACGGCACAACTGTCGCCATCCGAGGTCGTCGCAGCGCTGAGCGTCGAGTATGCGGACGACAAGCGCGCCGACGACATTGAGCAGTGCGTGATCTCGATCGAGACCGAGATCCGCAAGCAACATCCGAGCGTCGCGGCCCTTTTCATCAAGCCGCAAACCGACGCGCGCTACCGTACCGTTCGCGGCAGGCGCTTGGGCCTCTGGTCGTAG
- a CDS encoding cupin domain-containing protein — protein MNSPNRRFLLAAAAALGATAAASAQQGNEPVSGSKGAPIIGPRNPDRERQNPDILRPPSTDHGSLPNLRSSFADAHMKIRESGWSREVTQRELAFSTTMAGVNMRLTSGGVRELHWHKQAEWAFMLAGKARITAVDNDGHNFIADVGPGDLWYFPSGIPHSIQGLPDDGCEFLLAFPDGEFSEDSTFAITDLFAHNEREVLARNLAVDVKALDRIPKQERFIFQAEPPPLQLQADAVRNPLGGVPLDMVFRLMQQPPTQSPGGNVRIADTRNFPISTDVAAALLEVNPGHMRELHCEWQYYISGQARMTVFAAEARARTFDYRAGDVGYVPMSMSHFIENTGSEPLRFLELFKAPRFIDVSLAQWMALTPPELVAAHLDIDRSVLEQLRKDKRPIV, from the coding sequence ATGAACTCTCCGAACCGACGATTTTTGCTGGCCGCCGCAGCCGCACTTGGCGCTACCGCGGCCGCCTCGGCGCAACAAGGCAATGAGCCCGTGTCCGGCAGCAAGGGCGCTCCGATCATCGGCCCCCGTAACCCGGACCGGGAGCGTCAGAATCCAGATATCCTGCGACCGCCGTCCACCGACCATGGTTCGCTGCCAAACCTCCGGTCCTCGTTTGCAGATGCCCACATGAAGATCCGCGAAAGCGGCTGGTCGCGCGAAGTCACTCAGCGCGAACTCGCGTTCTCGACCACAATGGCCGGTGTGAACATGCGCCTCACTTCCGGCGGTGTCCGCGAGTTGCACTGGCACAAGCAGGCCGAATGGGCTTTCATGCTGGCCGGCAAGGCGCGCATCACGGCGGTCGACAACGATGGTCACAATTTCATCGCCGATGTTGGCCCGGGCGACCTCTGGTACTTCCCCTCAGGCATTCCGCACTCGATTCAAGGGCTGCCCGACGACGGCTGCGAGTTCCTGCTGGCGTTTCCGGACGGCGAGTTCTCGGAAGATAGCACTTTTGCTATCACCGACTTATTCGCACACAATGAGCGCGAAGTGCTGGCAAGAAATCTGGCCGTCGACGTCAAGGCGCTCGACCGCATTCCGAAGCAAGAACGCTTCATCTTTCAAGCCGAACCACCGCCGCTACAGCTACAGGCGGACGCTGTTCGCAATCCCCTTGGCGGAGTGCCGCTCGATATGGTCTTCAGGCTGATGCAGCAGCCTCCGACCCAGTCGCCTGGCGGCAACGTCCGCATCGCCGATACCCGCAACTTTCCCATTTCGACCGATGTTGCTGCGGCATTGCTCGAGGTCAACCCCGGCCACATGCGTGAACTGCACTGCGAGTGGCAGTACTACATCTCCGGCCAGGCGAGAATGACCGTATTCGCGGCCGAGGCGCGGGCGCGGACATTCGACTACCGGGCGGGCGACGTCGGCTACGTGCCGATGTCGATGAGCCATTTCATCGAGAACACCGGCAGCGAGCCGCTGCGGTTCCTCGAGCTGTTCAAGGCGCCACGCTTCATCGACGTTTCCCTCGCGCAATGGATGGCACTGACGCCGCCTGAGCTGGTCGCGGCGCACCTGGACATCGATCGCAGTGTGCTTGAGCAATTGCGCAAGGACAAGCGGCCGATCGTTTAG
- a CDS encoding NADP-dependent oxidoreductase — translation MRSGKYPSVKEDRLPYTPGRDVSGIVERCGAQVTRFQAGDEVFGMVPVFGGGYAEQVVLEERAVASKPAGLDHVHAAAVPLAGQTAHQGLFRYGKLKAGESVLIHGGSGGVGHFAIQFAKAKGARVLTTVSTEHVDLARTLGADVVIDYKTQRFEEVATDLDMVFDLIDGKTRERSWALLRKGGRLISTLTEPSRDRANALGVTAMRYTVEPDGEELAEIGRLVDAGKLKPHIQTTFPLEQAKQALATVEQGHTAGKIVLICG, via the coding sequence ATCAGGTCGGGCAAGTATCCCTCCGTGAAGGAGGATCGCCTGCCCTACACTCCTGGCAGAGACGTCTCCGGCATCGTGGAGAGGTGCGGCGCCCAAGTAACGCGCTTTCAAGCGGGCGACGAGGTCTTCGGAATGGTTCCGGTGTTCGGCGGCGGCTACGCCGAGCAGGTGGTCCTGGAAGAGCGAGCGGTCGCCTCTAAGCCGGCCGGGCTTGATCATGTCCATGCGGCGGCGGTCCCGCTGGCGGGACAAACGGCGCATCAAGGCCTATTCCGATACGGCAAGCTGAAAGCGGGAGAGTCCGTTCTGATCCACGGCGGCTCGGGCGGCGTCGGCCATTTCGCGATTCAGTTCGCCAAGGCAAAGGGCGCCCGTGTGCTGACAACCGTTTCCACAGAACATGTCGATCTCGCGCGAACGCTCGGCGCCGACGTTGTCATCGACTACAAGACCCAGCGCTTCGAAGAAGTCGCCACAGATCTCGATATGGTCTTCGACTTGATCGATGGAAAGACACGCGAACGCTCCTGGGCGCTGCTCAGAAAGGGCGGACGCCTGATCTCCACATTGACCGAGCCGTCGCGAGATCGGGCGAATGCGCTCGGCGTGACCGCCATGCGCTACACTGTCGAGCCCGACGGCGAGGAGTTGGCCGAGATTGGACGACTGGTGGATGCCGGCAAGCTGAAGCCGCATATCCAGACCACATTCCCTCTTGAGCAGGCGAAGCAGGCTCTGGCCACCGTGGAGCAAGGCCACACCGCCGGCAAGATCGTGCTGATTTGCGGTTGA
- a CDS encoding cytochrome c encodes MRGWVWAMTGVGSAALIAGVIWMITAPDLFANADLSGIFEGAGNAERGKLVFAAGDCSSCHASPGQPDRLHLGGGLALASPYGTFRAPNISMDPIDGIGTWTTRDLANALLNGVSPDGSHYYPVFPYASFTHMSAADVEDLMAYLRTLAVVRGRPPEHELNPVFGIRRFVGFWKLLYFKPGPLSRDAARDEKWNRGRYLSEALAHCAECHSSRDTFGGIASATRYAGGQDPEGAGFYPNITPERIGDWSEQQLANMLKTGTTPNHGRVGSSMADVVTNTAMLPQSDREAIAMFIKSLPSRPTAAP; translated from the coding sequence ATGCGCGGCTGGGTCTGGGCGATGACCGGAGTTGGATCGGCCGCGCTGATCGCCGGCGTCATCTGGATGATCACCGCGCCCGATCTTTTCGCGAACGCTGATCTCAGCGGGATTTTCGAGGGCGCGGGCAACGCGGAAAGAGGCAAGCTCGTCTTTGCGGCCGGCGACTGCTCGTCCTGTCATGCCTCCCCAGGACAACCGGACCGTTTGCATCTCGGCGGAGGGCTGGCGCTCGCCTCTCCTTACGGAACGTTTCGCGCGCCGAACATTTCGATGGATCCCATCGATGGGATCGGCACGTGGACGACCAGAGATCTCGCCAACGCGCTCCTGAACGGTGTCTCGCCAGATGGAAGCCACTACTATCCGGTATTTCCATATGCGAGTTTCACGCATATGAGCGCCGCGGACGTGGAGGATTTGATGGCCTACTTGCGGACACTCGCGGTGGTGAGGGGCCGTCCTCCGGAACACGAGCTCAATCCGGTGTTCGGCATTCGCCGCTTTGTCGGTTTCTGGAAACTTCTCTACTTCAAGCCCGGTCCGCTTTCGCGGGACGCTGCGCGTGACGAGAAATGGAATCGCGGGCGCTATCTGAGCGAGGCGCTCGCCCATTGCGCCGAGTGCCACTCATCGCGCGACACGTTCGGCGGCATCGCATCGGCAACGCGCTACGCAGGTGGGCAGGATCCCGAAGGCGCGGGCTTCTACCCCAATATCACGCCCGAGCGCATCGGTGACTGGTCGGAGCAGCAATTGGCGAACATGCTGAAAACCGGCACCACGCCGAACCACGGGCGCGTCGGCTCGTCGATGGCCGATGTGGTCACGAACACGGCCATGCTGCCGCAGAGCGATCGCGAGGCGATCGCAATGTTCATCAAATCACTGCCATCTCGGCCGACTGCCGCACCCTGA
- a CDS encoding c-type cytochrome, with protein MPLLSRKRGSVVAVAGLLIAAAGAGGFAWKSRVQADRVARAITGGDPSRAPVLMRRYGCVGCHTIPGVPGGNGQVGSSLSGIRGRVYIAGVTTNSPDNLVQWIVAPQTFSPRTAMPVTGISESEARDIAAYLYAQ; from the coding sequence ATGCCCTTGTTGTCTAGGAAGCGTGGCTCAGTCGTCGCTGTGGCCGGACTCCTGATCGCTGCGGCTGGCGCCGGTGGCTTCGCTTGGAAGTCCCGAGTGCAGGCCGATCGCGTTGCCCGCGCCATCACCGGGGGCGATCCATCCCGCGCACCGGTACTCATGCGCCGCTACGGCTGCGTGGGGTGCCATACGATCCCCGGCGTTCCCGGCGGGAACGGGCAGGTCGGCAGCTCGCTCTCCGGCATTCGGGGGCGCGTCTATATCGCCGGCGTCACGACCAACTCGCCCGACAATCTCGTGCAATGGATCGTCGCACCGCAAACCTTTTCGCCGCGAACGGCCATGCCGGTGACCGGGATCAGCGAGTCCGAGGCGCGTGACATTGCAGCCTACCTCTATGCGCAATAG
- a CDS encoding cytochrome c oxidase assembly protein, with product MILLLASPAHAHGPAQELLRPSWTFDPWIVVPLLAFGLMYSMGALVLLKRRAQIVAARIWQIAACWAGWLSLIAALASPLHWLGERLLSFHMIEHEILLAVSAPLIVIARPVGILLWSMPRCARVRIGRWMRFSAIDAAWSFLSAGRNATLLHAVAIWTWHAPPLFDAAITNVTMHRLQHLSFFLTAVLFWWSVFRRSETGTAAWHVFVTMLHTTILGALMALAPRLLYQEQVAAAAAWGLTPLEDQQMAGIIMWVPAGTIYAGAALALIALWIRRASKHREQADALVV from the coding sequence ATGATCCTGCTGCTGGCGAGTCCGGCGCACGCGCATGGGCCCGCGCAAGAGCTGTTGCGCCCAAGCTGGACGTTTGATCCATGGATCGTCGTCCCCCTCCTCGCGTTCGGACTGATGTACAGCATGGGTGCGCTGGTGCTGCTGAAACGGCGGGCGCAAATCGTCGCGGCCCGGATATGGCAGATTGCCGCCTGCTGGGCCGGTTGGTTGTCTCTGATCGCGGCGCTGGCCTCGCCGCTGCACTGGCTCGGCGAGCGGCTGCTCAGCTTTCACATGATCGAACACGAGATCCTGCTGGCGGTGTCTGCGCCATTGATCGTGATCGCACGACCGGTCGGAATCTTGCTCTGGTCCATGCCCCGCTGCGCGCGGGTGCGGATCGGCCGTTGGATGCGATTTTCGGCCATCGATGCAGCCTGGTCCTTCCTAAGCGCTGGCCGCAATGCCACACTCCTGCATGCAGTTGCGATCTGGACCTGGCATGCTCCGCCCCTGTTCGATGCAGCGATCACCAATGTCACCATGCATCGACTGCAGCATCTGAGTTTCTTCCTGACGGCTGTCCTGTTCTGGTGGTCTGTATTTCGGCGCAGCGAGACCGGTACGGCCGCCTGGCACGTGTTCGTGACCATGCTGCACACGACCATCCTGGGCGCCCTGATGGCGCTGGCGCCGCGCCTGCTCTATCAGGAGCAGGTGGCTGCGGCGGCCGCCTGGGGCCTGACGCCGCTCGAAGACCAGCAGATGGCCGGCATCATCATGTGGGTGCCGGCGGGAACGATCTATGCCGGCGCCGCCCTGGCGCTGATTGCGCTGTGGATCAGGCGAGCCAGCAAACACCGCGAGCAAGCCGATGCCCTTGTTGTCTAG